In Scylla paramamosain isolate STU-SP2022 chromosome 29, ASM3559412v1, whole genome shotgun sequence, a genomic segment contains:
- the LOC135115625 gene encoding uncharacterized protein LOC135115625, giving the protein MNAKVLLLLALVAAAAAESSRSREGSYGSDESDEAKYDFSYQVKDDYGNDFGHKESRDGDYTEGFYYNQLPDGRLQKVKYVVDGYSGFVADVSYEGEAHYDSGSYESRGSGSREYYRPRYDSNRSKGKCQASRALQNTRSQRETHFPAGYICVAEPDTGHNHLTHHSKMITKVLLLLALVAAAAAEGRSHERSYGSYDSYESEEPKYDFNYQVKDYYGNDYGHRESRDGDYTEGFYYNHLPDGRLQKVKYVVDGYSGFVADVSYEGEAHYDSGSYESRGSGSSEYYRPRYYRGYDSNES; this is encoded by the exons ATGAACGCCAAG gtgctcctcctcctggctctggtggcagccgccgccgccgagaGCTCACGGTCCCGAGAG GGCTCCTACGGCTCGGACGAGTCCGATGAGGCCAAGTACGACTTCAGTTACCAGGTGAAGGACGACTACGGCAACGACTTCGGTCACAAGGAAAGCCGTGACGGCGACTACACCGAGGGATTCTACTACAACCAGCTGCCCGACGGCCGCCTGCAGAAGGTCAAGTACGTAGTTGACGGCTACTCTGGCTTCGTGGCCGACGTCAGCTACGAGGGCGAGGCTCACTACGACTCTGGCTCCTACGAGTCCCGTGGTTCTGGCTCCCGCGAGTACTACAGACCCAGGTACGACTCCAACAGGTCCAAG GGCAAGTGTCAGGCTTCACGTGCCCTGCAGAACACCAGAAGCCAGAGGG AAACTCACTTCCCTGCTGGGTATATATGCGTGGCCGAGCCAGACACTGGACACAACCACCTCACCCACCACAGCAAGATGATCACAAAG gtgctcctcctcctggctctcgtggctgccgccgccgccgaagGAAGGTCTCATGAA CGCTCCTATGGGTCCTACGACTCCTACGAATCTGAGGAGCCCAAGTACGACTTCAACTATCAGGTGAAGGACTATTACGGCAACGACTACGGCCACCGAGAAAGCCGTGACGGCGACTACACCGAGGGATTCTACTACAACCACCTGCCCGACGGCCGCCTGCAGAAGGTCAAGTACGTAGTTGACGGCTACTCTGGCTTCGTGGCCGACGTCAGCTACGAGGGCGAGGCTCACTACGACTCTGGCTCCTACGAGTCCCGTGGCTCTGGCTCAAGCGAGTACTACAGACCTAGGTACTATAGGGGCTACGACTCCAACGAATCGTAG
- the LOC135115673 gene encoding pro-resilin-like, with amino-acid sequence MNAKVLLLLALVAAAAAESSRSREGSYGSDESDEAKYDFSYQVKDDYGNDFGHKESRDGDYTEGFYYNQLPDGRLQKVKYVVDGYSGFVADVSYEGEAHYDSGSYESRGSGSREYYRPRYDSNRSK; translated from the exons ATGAACGCCAAG gtgctcctcctcctggctctggtggcagccgccgccgccgagaGCTCACGGTCCCGAGAG GGCTCCTACGGCTCGGACGAGTCCGATGAGGCCAAGTACGACTTCAGTTACCAGGTGAAGGACGACTACGGCAACGACTTCGGTCACAAGGAAAGCCGTGACGGCGACTACACCGAGGGATTCTACTACAACCAGCTGCCCGACGGCCGCCTGCAGAAGGTCAAGTACGTAGTTGACGGCTACTCTGGCTTCGTGGCCGACGTCAGCTACGAGGGCGAGGCTCACTACGACTCTGGCTCCTACGAGTCCCGTGGTTCTGGCTCCCGCGAGTACTACAGACCCAGGTACGACTCCAACAGGTCCAAGTAG
- the LOC135115671 gene encoding pro-resilin-like, with amino-acid sequence MNAKVLLLLTLVAAVAAEGSHSHEDSYGASSEEAKYEFSYQVKDDEGNDFGHEERRDGDHTQGSYYNELPDGRRQTVTYEVKGDSGYVADVKYSGEAHYDSGSYESRESESREYYN; translated from the exons ATGAACGCTAAG gtgctcctcctcttgactCTAGTGGCAGCCGTCGCTGCAGAGGGCTCTCACTCCCACGAG GACTCCTACGGCGCGTCCTCCGAGGAAGCCAAGTATGAATTCAGCTACCAGGTAAAAGACGACGAGGGCAACGACTTCGGCCACGAGGAGAGGCGCGACGGCGACCACACTCAAGGCTCCTACTACAACGAGCTGCCTGACGGCCGCCGCCAGACCGTCACATACGAAGTGAAGGGCGACTCCGGCTACGTGGCGGACGTCAAGTACTCGGGCGAGGCTCACTACGACTCTGGCTCCTACGAGTCCAGGGAGTCCGAGTCCAGGGAATATTATAACTAG